In Centroberyx gerrardi isolate f3 chromosome 7, fCenGer3.hap1.cur.20231027, whole genome shotgun sequence, the sequence TTAGCGTCCGAGCtttaacagcacacacacacatacacaccaaagtTGCATACACACATCGTTATCCACCCCTCAGAACAGGGGTTATCTCCTTTGACCGGCGTTCAGAGTTCATCCCGTGACCCCTGGGGGTCAAAGTTCATGCAGAGGGCCAGGAGGAGGTCGAAGGTGAAGGGAGGTGACCTGACGAGAGTTGTGACTGAGCGGTACCGAGGACGGAGGCGGCGTGTGTGTTGTCGTCTCCGCGGTTTGTAGCGGCTAGCCTCTCTCCCAAGCTAAGGTCTAACGGTGAGCCCAACAGTCAcggaaacaaaaaaacaaaaagcaaaagtgTGCAAAATCCCTGcttagtaacacacacacacacacacacacacacacacacacacacacacacacacacacacacacacacacacacaacacagagcatacacacacacacgcgcgcgcgcataTCTGACCGTCTCTCTCGTCCTTACTccagtgtgtgtgaagtgaaccCCACTGGAATATACACAGTGTAAAAGTACTCAGATGTGCGctcaaacactcaaacacacacacacacacacacacaaccagctgACAGGGCTTATAAAAGGTTAGCTCTAGTGAAGAGATAAGATCCTGGCGTTAGTACAGTTGGACTCTCCTGTCACAAAGGTCTACACTCCTCCGTAGAAAAAGAAAGGAGTAGTTCTGGAGGGccggaggaagagagaggagtgaggaagaggagggaaggggatgagaggaggaggaggagagaagggaccAGGTCCCGTCCTGCCTCCGTGTAAAAACTGTAAACACCACTGCTACTCCAATAAGTCTGTAGATAGATGTTCATTGTAGTCATCAAAATCATCATCGTCAGATCAGTATGGAACACACAGGACTAGGCAGCTTGTAgcataaaagagagagagacagagagagagagggagggaggaggggataaGGGAAGGTGGGAGGGGTTTTGGGGAGCCAGGAGGGTTGGAGGAGACCAGTTTGGGACTACGGCCTGGCTAGGAGTTGGTTATAAAGGGATAAACGGAATAAGACGTCTCCCTGTTCGTCTTGGAGCTTCTTAGGGAGCcacagtggaagagagagagtgagagagtggggGTCGTTGCAGCGGGGCGAGTCGTCCCCTCTTCATCCCCTCACAACAGGAAGGGGTTGGTGGTGCCGGGGGGCTGCGTCCCAGCCTGGGGGGGCAGGGCGGCGCTCATCAGCGGCTGGGGCATGGACATGGAGGCCGGGATGCTCACGCCCACAGCTCCCACCCCCACGCCGGGCATCATGCGGCCCATGGGGGCCATGCCTGCCAGGGGCACCATGCCGATGGGCTGGGgcggcagggaggagaggggcatGGGCTCGGCGATGGAGGTCATGCCGCCGAAGCCGGAGGGCATGGGGCTGACCCGCATCTGGTTGAGGGTGGGGGGAGCCGGCTGGGTCACCTGGAAGGGGTTGGCCTGGGCCGCTGGGGCCGGGGCCGAGCCGCCtggagcaagaaagagagaacaaatgGAAGTTCAGATAAGAGAAGTAGACATAGCTAGTAGACATCTTgagcttgcttcagcaagaagGAGGTGGGTGTGAGGAAGCGGTCTGCAGCTGAGGCTCTGGAGGAGGCACAGTCTGTGGACAGCTTCACATGAAAACTGACAGCATGCAACTGATAGTTCCAGTCCTGTTCTGATGCTCTGAGTCACTGTCACAGCCTTTGTAAAATACCTAATAACCTCACACCTGTAACCAAATAACAGTAAATTGTAATGCTCTGGAAACTGGAAATCCCCATTCATATCAGTACTTAAAATGGGTGATTTTGAACATATCGTGgggaaaaataaactttttcaaAGAGTTTGAAAAATCCCAGAATGAAATCGGCACAATTACAATATTACTTAATGGAAGAATAATGTTTAATCATTATGTAATTATTGAGTGAAAGTGAAACCGTTATTGaatgtttgtgttctttttttaatattactATGGTGTGTTACTGCCATTTTATCAGAGCAATAAGCCATAACAGGCTCTGCTTCTTCCCTGTAAAAGCATGACCGCTCGTGGCTTATTGTTTAAGcgtacatttttagcattgcTTTTACTAATATGCCCCtaatgaaaacactgaattcAGTGGTTTTACAACTTTCCTTTGCCGTTACAAGTGCATCAATAAAGTCTGATTGACTGAGAACTGACTTTGCAGCCAATCTCTGCACATAATAGGTATAGTACATCTCCATTTCCGCACGTCTCTGCCCACCCACTGAACCCAGACAGGAGGTAACAGGTAGTATGGGCTGGGCAGAGGTGATGACAAGTGAGTCAGCGTTAACGCGCGTGTGATGGGTGTGTCTGCCTGCGTGTTCCTGAGATGAAGCCAGGAAGGCTGGCCAGGTCTGGTGTCTAATCGGTACAGattaacttgtgtgtgtgtacggatgccattgtgtgtgtgtgtgtgtgtgtgtgtgtgtgtgtgtgtgtgtgtgtgtgtgtgtgtgtgtgtgtgtttacatgcatctctccccctctccctgctaCAGCTAAGAAATGGGATAACTGATGGTTCAGGCTGAGGAGATTTGGCCCCTATTAACCTCTGTGTGTTTACCTGCCATCAGTCTGTACACTCTTATGAAACGTTAATTTCCTAAACCCGACACATCCACTAAAAGCAAAACATCATTACTCTAagctcatcattcaatatctctaaaatatagatgaCATAGTATGTAAACATGCTATCAAGTCTTATGAAGAGTaacagtaggtgtcacttttgttttacatatttgtAGGTGTATATGACGTATATGATggagtatatgatgtagtaaacgATGTATAAcaagtatgtatatgacctagtacaggatgtatatgatgtgtatgtatatgatggtatgtaaaggcCTTTGAGAcctgactgtgataaagggctatataaataaactagactagacttctTCCAAACTTTCCCCACCTGTTGAAGCCAAGAATGGGTTGACTATGGGTGCGGGCTGGGCTGGTTTGGTCACCAGCGAGTCCAGGTTGACCAGGGCGGCGTTGGGACCCAGGAAGGACTCCGGGGTCTTCCTGGTGGGGTGGGCGCCGATGGAGCCGGAAGTGGGCAGGGGGTCAAACAGGTCCAGGCTGCCGCTGCTGGCCAGGCTGGcctgggaggggagagaggacgCTACGCCCCCATCGCCtgaggagcagagagcagcagtaGCGGTTGCGTTACGTTAGTATTTGAACTTCTCTGTTCAGTGGGggggaaataaagaaataaataaaaatcactgGAACCGTGAGCACTGGAAGAGATTATTTCTTATCTGATGTGAcgtatgaaaatgaaaaagacgGCTTCGatacagggacagagacaggtaCATAGGACAGGTTAACCCCGAGTTTTACTGAGTTTTAACCCGAGTTAAATACACCTGTATTTTTAGTTAAAATGGGCTAATAAAGTTCCAGAAAACTTCAATTTTACCCACAAGGTAGACTCTTCTAAAACGTTATATGCAATATGCTAAATCCACTCTCACAGGTCCACAGGTTAtcgtctctcacacacaaacgcagGCAGTCACTGTGAAATAATATTGATTTGATGCAATAAAAAAGGACCAGGAAATGCTATTATGCGAGCACCGCAGAGACAGGCAGCctagctgtttgtttttgtggcaGCCATGAGACAGCAGAGGAGACTTTTATAAATGCACTCAGACGTTCACATGCACAAGCCCGACTGCCAAAGATGGAAACTATCCCAGATGGAAATTGTCACAGGAGCCGAGATGTATAGGAGCCGAAAAGACTTCTGACAGTGTGCCTGAACACCCAATGACTCCTGCACATTTCAGCCCAGTTTCAGAGTCGATTCAACCAGTCATATTTCTAGAGCAACTCATTCAGCAGAGACCTCATTGACCTCATTGAGGCTCCTGTCCTTTGCAGATCAAGAGGCAATGAGGtggcctggtggttagagagagaTCGTCCTTTctgggaaaagaaaaacatccctgtgtttgtgtttccttcTGTCCTCGTCCTTGACCATATCAGAGGTGTTTGTGTCGAGCTGGAGCAAAAACGTCTGACACCAATGTCACCCTCCAACAACCAGAGACTGCCAAACCACATGAGGAAAACATTCAACACGCACACCTGGGCCAGACTGTTTCCTGAAACCCTTTCGCACGCAGAAACCAGCATGGAGTTGCAAATGGGTGGGGTTTGATATTTTGTTGGTTCTGATGAACCAGACAAGATGGGCAACTGATCTGAAAGGGATTTCATAAACTGGTTGACCCAGGTCTAATGCATTTAAGCGATACATAAAGGCTACATTAGACTGCACCACAGTGACATGGGACCAGACCAGGGCAAAAAGCTATTTTCTAAGGAATTTGATATGATTATAGTGGTATTTCTCTTAATCTGAAGTGGAAAAGCATCAAAGTTTAAACATTACGGTGGTTGTAACACTGCTCTTTGCTCAGGTCTGGTGATATTTGCCTACAAAGACAAGACatatagtgtgtgtctgtgacctgCAGAAATCTTGAATCTTCAAAAAGTCAACTTTAATGCCCCATTAATGATCATGTATTGTAACATTTCACAACACATATTCAATGGTCTGCTCGGTCCGGGGATTAGAGACCATCCCATAGCCAAAAGGTCACATTTTTGATCCCTGCAACACTGTCAAAGTGTTGGTAAAcacttaaaatgcaaaaatattgAGAGATACAGTTGTTTCTGCAGGACGCTGACACACAGACTAACACAGACTCCGTGAAGTGTCATTAGAGAGAGACGAAGACAGGGTGAGTACCAGtcgggacagaggaggaagagcgcAGGCTGTCAAACTCTGAGAAGTCCTCTTTAGACGTACCGTTGGACGCACTGAACAGGTCAAAGCTACCTGGAGGGGggacaacacatgcacacacacacacacacacacacagagacacacacagatgaacacaaaaatacacacgcATAATCACAGAAACGcacagcaggtacacacacacgtagacagatggagacaggcAAACACAATTTTGAATAGTTGCGCTGGTGTAAAAGCATTCATATTTGGCACTTGGAGAGTGCAAAACCTctgccaatgctgaacaattctccaacttgctgttacacccaaacacagcattcctatcacttaaatttgaatcaagtctctatcccCATTTTGTAGTTATGGCTACAAAACAATAATCATCTAATGGCataaatcccagatctggatcactaccaaaatcgaatcaattgttccttgacCCAAGGCAGAtctgagatatcctgctgacagacaaagtAACTaacaggggtgaaaacatagTTGGCTAGTAgaacagtgaaagtggctggtgaattttgtgGATGAGCTACCGACTGCCGCctgtagagaaaaaaaagctattttttTCACCTGCGTTGGAGGTCTTGGGGCGGGCGGCCGCGGAGCTCCAGGGGTCGGCGGCAGGAGCGGGGTTTGCCCAGGGATCGCTGCTCTTCAtggggggaacagagggaggaGCGCCCCATGGGTCCACTGGGGCTGCCTGCTTAGGGGCAGAacctgggggaggagagggggggaaacaGGGGACGAGACCAGAGAGAAAGGTAACATGACATGAGAAAAGCAAAGTAGTTTCATAAGGTTATGATAACCGGCATGTGTGGTGTGTATTAAGTATGTTATCTTATCTAAAACTACCGCTCAACTGTCCCTCATCTTCTTTTCACCTCACATATTTTAACATATTCCTCTCCCTGACCTCCTTCCCTTCGTCGCCTGTCCCTCCACACTCTATTCcttcacaatacacacacacaccaccccacacacaccccaccgCCCCCGTCTCCTCTCCGTGCAGTAATGCCGCTGGGCCAGTGGAGCGGCATTCCTACTTAACAAAGAGTCACAGTGCTGagagctgcaggtggagagCAGAGATGAGACGCACTcccacagaaacaaacacagcaaacagcaaCTCATCCGCACTCAGCACACAAACACTTCCCTGTGCTTGACACTCTGCTTGCATCCagatatcatatcatatcacttccagttagtgtgtgtgtgtgtgtgtaccatagGACTGCCAGGGGTCTGCTGGGGCAGCGGCGGCAGCCCCGGCGGCGGCCCCAGCCCCGGCGGCCCCGGCACCCCAGGGGTCGGGCCTGGGCCCGGAGCCCGGCTCTGGAACATCCATTAGATCCATCAGAGAAGACTGGGgctagggagagggagagagagagagagggggaaggtaTAGAGGGAAGCGAGAGAGGGGTGGTAAGTGggtgaggaagaaaggaaggagcagagagaaggtTGAATGATGAATAGAGGAAAAAGGTAtacagaaaaaagaagaatggGAGGAGGAAAGATACAGAGGGAAtagatgaggagagaaaatgtcagGATATCTTATATCTGTTGGCCAGCCATCCTCAGCAGAATTATGTGCTGAGACAAAACAATAACCATTTGCCAGCATATGAGGCTAAAAGGACTGAACTACGTTGCTGtagataaaaaaaattcacatggATGAATGTGTGAACAGGCTTTTTTTACTGTTCACTGTCATAGCAATACAGAGTAAActgcaacaaaaaataaatgaaatgcattGTTGTTTACTTAATTAGAATTGCCAACATCTAATGCCCACGTCAATATTGGGAAATtgaatttagagcacctgctgtAGATGCCATAAGTGCAGTAAAACAATTTTATTCCTACGAATAATCATCATGAATAGTCATTGTGATCCCAATATTTAGCAAAGTAATCAGTATTATTGTTTTCAGCCCTACTTCAGCATCACTTTAGCTCAAGTCCGGTCAGCCAGCTATTCAGGCAGGATAACGATGGGCAAACTAGGCAGTCTGTTGCAAGTTAGCGGTCTCATTACTGCTACTGAGGGGGCAAACGGGGTCAGACAGAAtatggggatggagagagacaaggcTATTTCAGGGCCACGGTTATGATAAAGGAACAACTGAGTCActcctgtctttgtgtgtgtgtgtgtgtgtgtgtgtgtgtgtgtgttacctctttcttcttcttggccaGTTTCCCTGACCCTGGTCCCTCCTTCTTGCTCTCCTCCAGGGCCATCTGTAGTCTCAGGTCGTCTCCTCGGCGCATACGCTCCTCCTGAACACACAACCAGAACAGAATTAGCACAGAGTTGCAGGATAACGTTCCAAAAACGTTATACTACTTAAGATCATCAAAAAAGGTTCACATGTGCAACTTGAGATTCAACGTAGGGGCGGGCTTACGATATTTTAACTGATATTTACAGGTCTGCCATGTTAGtttgagtgaatgtgtgtgtgtgtgtgtgtgtgtgt encodes:
- the epn2 gene encoding epsin-2 isoform X2, which encodes MPSSTIRRQMKNMVNNYSDAEKKVREATSNDPWGPSSSLMSEIADLTYNVVAFSEIMSMIWKRLNDHGKNWRHVYKALTLLDYLIKTGSERVALQCKENIFAIQTLKDFQYIDRDGKDQGINVREKSKQLVVLLKDEDRLKGERSQALKTKERMAQVSTGSSQMGFGRGSSQPNLSTSYSEEYGRSEGSPASYHGSTSPNAGSELEQARPQTSGEEELQLQLALAMSREAAEQEERMRRGDDLRLQMALEESKKEGPGSGKLAKKKKEPQSSLMDLMDVPEPGSGPRPDPWGAGAAGAGAAAGAAAAAPADPWQSYGSAPKQAAPVDPWGAPPSVPPMKSSDPWANPAPAADPWSSAAARPKTSNAGSFDLFSASNGDGGVASSLPSQASLASSGSLDLFDPLPTSGSIGAHPTRKTPESFLGPNAALVNLDSLVTKPAQPAPIVNPFLASTGGSAPAPAAQANPFQVTQPAPPTLNQMRVSPMPSGFGGMTSIAEPMPLSSLPPQPIGMVPLAGMAPMGRMMPGVGVGAVGVSIPASMSMPQPLMSAALPPQAGTQPPGTTNPFLL
- the epn2 gene encoding epsin-2 isoform X1 — its product is MPSSTIRRQMKNMVNNYSDAEKKVREATSNDPWGPSSSLMSEIADLTYNVVAFSEIMSMIWKRLNDHGKNWRHVYKALTLLDYLIKTGSERVALQCKENIFAIQTLKDFQYIDRDGKDQGINVREKSKQLVVLLKDEDRLKGERSQALKTKERMAQVSTGSSQMGFGRGSSQPNLSTSYSEEYGRSEGSPASYHGSTSPNAGSELEQARPQTSGEEELQLQLALAMSREAAEQEERMRRGDDLRLQMALEESKKEGPGSGKLAKKKKEPQSSLMDLMDVPEPGSGPRPDPWGAGAAGAGAAAGAAAAAPADPWQSYGSAPKQAAPVDPWGAPPSVPPMKSSDPWANPAPAADPWSSAAARPKTSNAGSFDLFSASNGTSKEDFSEFDSLRSSSSVPTGDGGVASSLPSQASLASSGSLDLFDPLPTSGSIGAHPTRKTPESFLGPNAALVNLDSLVTKPAQPAPIVNPFLASTGGSAPAPAAQANPFQVTQPAPPTLNQMRVSPMPSGFGGMTSIAEPMPLSSLPPQPIGMVPLAGMAPMGRMMPGVGVGAVGVSIPASMSMPQPLMSAALPPQAGTQPPGTTNPFLL